The DNA sequence CTCGAGGCCATTCGTGGGCTCCGCGAACTGGGCACCGGCCAACTGCTGGTGGTGAACGGCGCGCAGCTCGAAGTGGTGGATCTCGCCACCCGAAAGCGGACTGAGCGCGAACTCAAGACCACCGGTCCCGCCCCACGCGTGCTGCAGGGACTCTGGCGCTGGGTAGACGACTCGCTGGTCACCATCGACCCGCTGTCCGGTCGCTTCTTCATTGTGGACGGCAGCGGCAACGTGGCGCGCGAGCAGCGGGTCCGTCTTCCCAGTGGACCCATGCGCGGCCAGGGTGGCCCCGGCGGACCAGGTGGCCCACAGGGTGGCCCACAGGGTGGCCCACAGGGTGGCGGCATTACGGGCATTCGCGCCCTCGTCAGCCCCGAACTGGCGCTTGGCACTGGCCAACCCCCGCGCTCGCCGCTCACCGGTGCCGCGGCCGCCACGCAGGCCCCGCCGCGCGTCCCCATCCCCATCGTGCGCATCCGCCTGGCCTCGGCCAGCTTCGATACCGCCGCGCAACTCATGCCCGCCCAGGCGCCCAAGCCGCCGGTCATGGGCAGTGGCGGCAACTACAAGGTCTACGCCAACACCGCCGCGCTGCAGCCCGTCGATACCTGGGCCCCACTCTCCGACGGCACGGTCATGATTCTGCGTGCGGCCACGTACCGCGTGGATCTCATCGGCGTGGACGGCACCCGGGTGTCGCTGGGGCCCGTGCCCTTCACCTCCGTTCCCGTAACCGACGACGATCGCAAGCGCGTCATGGACGACAACAAGCGCAACGTGGAGGAAGCGCTGCGCAACAATCCGCGCCGCACGAGCATCTCCACCATTGCCGTCGAAGAGCCCTCCACCTGGCCCAACACACACCCGCCGTTTCGCGGCGACCTGGCGCCGGTCGTGGACCCCATCGACCGCGTGTGGGTCGTGACCCGCTGCGAGAAGGAGGCCAAGGCCCGCTGTTATGATGTCATTGATCGGGACGGCCAGCGCCAGGGTCGCGTGCGCCTTCCCGATCGCACGATCGTCGTGGGCTTCGGTGCGGTCTCACTCTACACCCTCGACGTGCAGAAGCCCGACAAGCCGGTGCTCCAGCGTCACCCTCTTCCGTTCTGACGTCATGTCCCTGTACCGCATGCGCGCGCTGACCTTTACCGAGCACGGTGGCCCGGAGCAGTTGGTCGTGCGCGATGACATCGCCATGCCCACCATCGACGCGGCCGACAGCGTGCGTGTCCGCCTCGTCGCGGCCGCGCTCAACCGGCTCGACCTCTGGGTGCTGGGCGGTATTCCCGGTTCCAAGGTCAAACCCGGCTGGCCGCTGGGTTCCGACGGCGCGGGCATCGTGGAGGCGGTGGGCAGCGGGGTGACACGCGTCAAACCCGGCGACCGTGTCATCATCAATCCGGGCGTGGCGGACCGCAGTTGCCAGTGTGAGTACTGCCGCGACGGCGATCAGCCCCTCTGTCTGAGCTACGGCATTCTGGGCGAGCATCTGCCCGGCACGCTGGCCGAGTACGTGGTGGTGCCCGAGGCCAATCTGCGCACCTTCCCTGACTGGTTGCCCTGGGAGACGGCAGCGGCCTTCCCGCTGGCCACGCTCACGGCCTGGCGCATGGTGGTCACGCGCGCCAAGGTGCGCGCCGGTGATCAGGTGCTCATCTGGGGCATTGGCGGTGGCGTGGCGCTGGCAGCGCTGCAGATCTGCAAGCATCTGGGCGCCACCGTGTGGGTCACCTCGTCCAGTCCCGAGAAGCTCGACAAGGCGCAGTTGCTCGGGGCCGACCACCTGCTCGATCATCGGCAGCCCGATGTGGGCAAGACCATTCGCGCCCGCACCGACAAGCGCGGCGTGGACGTGGTCATCGACTCCGTGGGTGAGGCCACCTGGGCGCAGTCGCTCACCGCGCTGGGCCGGCGTGGCCGCCTCGTGACCTGCGGGGGCACCAGCGGCCCCTTCGTGCAGGTGGACGTGCGTCGCATGTTCTGGAACCAGTGGACACTCATGGGCTCCACCATGGGCAACGACGCCGAATTCGGCACGATCAGCGATTTTTTCGATCACGGCTCGCTGCAGCCGCCGGTGGACTCGGTGTGGAGCCTCGACGAGGCGCAGGCGGCTTATGCGCGCCTCGCCTCGGGCCAGCAGTTCGGCAAGGTGGTCATTCGGCTGCGTGGGCAGGCCGGCGAGTTGGCGGGATGAGCGAGTGTACGGCATGAGCGAGTCGGCGCGCTACACCGCAGACGAAGAGCGTGCGCTCCGGGCGGCGGTTCAGCAGGGGGAACGCCCCGACTGCCCGCGCTGCGGCGTGCCCATGACCCAGCGGCCCATTGGCGGCGGGTCCTTTGGCCTGGGCTATCATCGCCAGCGCGAGTGGCTCCTGTGCCCCCAGTGCCGGCGCAGCGCGATCTTTGACGTGCGGCGCGGCACCCGGCTGTAGCCAGGGCGGAGCCGGAACCCCCTCTGTCCTCGTGACACAGGGCACTAAGTTTCCGGGACGTATCAATCCTCCATTCGTCAGGATCCCTTGTTTCAGCCGTCCGCCCCTGTCGGCGACTCGTCGTCGCTGTGGTTTGCCGATTCGCTGCGCATCGCACTCGCGGCCGCGCAGGACGTTTCGGGTGAATCGTCCGTCGCCAGCACGTTCACCGAACGCCTCGCACAAAGCTTCTCGCTGCTCGGCGAGTTTGTGCCGGCGCTCTTTGGTGCGCTCGTCATCCTCTTCGCCGGCTATTTGCTCGCCAAGGTGGTGGAGAAGGGCACCACGCGCCTGCTGCGCCGTGTGAAGTTCAATCAGTTGCTCGAGCGTGGTGGTGTGGTGCAGGCCGTGGAGCGTTCCGGCTCGCACCTCAATCCCGCCAAGGTACTGGCCAATCTGCTGTTCTGGGTCGTGATGTTCGCGGTGCTCATGATTGCCGCGAGCGCCATCGGTCTCGACTCGCTGGCCAATGTGTTCACGGAACTCGTGAGCTACATCCCGAGTGTCATCGCGGCCATCGTCATCATCATCCTCGGCATTGTGCTGGGTGGATTTGTCGGTGGACTCATCATGGCCTCGGCTGGCGGCCTGTACGGCGGCCCGTGGCTCGCGCGCATCGGGCGTGGTGGTGTGATTGTGCTCGCGGTGTTCATGGCGCTGCAGGAGTTGGGCATTGCCACGGACATCGTGACCACGGCCTTTGCCATTCTCTTCGGCGCTGTCGCGCTGGCCCTGTCGCTCTCCTTTGGCCTTGGCAATCGCGAACTGGCCGGACAGGTGACGCGCGAGTGGTACGAGCGCTATCAGGCGGAGCGTCGGGCCATCGATGCCGAAGCCGCGGCAGAAGAAGCGCAGGAACTGGCCGAACAGACGTCGGAAGAGGCCGAAGAGGCGGCAGAAGTTGCGGCGCAGTCGGCCAAGGCCGCCGCAAAGGCCGTAGCCAAGGCTGCTGCCGAGCAGTCGCGCACTGACGCGCAGGGCTCCGCCGCGCAGGGTACGGTGGCGTTGCTCGTGGTGTGTGGCCTGCTGCATTGGCCGTCGGCGCTCACGGCGCAGGCGGCGCCAGCCAAGAGCAGTCCGGCGGCGCAGAGCGATTCCGCGCGCGAGGCCCGCATTGAGCGTTCGCGCCTCGACGCGGAGACGGAGGCCGTGTACGGCCAGCTCAACGGGCTCCGTCGCAGCCTGCTTACGCGGGCGGACTGGGCGGAATTGGGCGACCGCTGCAACCCGGGGGCGCTGCGCGTGTTTTCGCGCGACACCACGCCGGAGCAGC is a window from the Gemmatimonas sp. UBA7669 genome containing:
- a CDS encoding zinc-binding dehydrogenase, whose product is MSLYRMRALTFTEHGGPEQLVVRDDIAMPTIDAADSVRVRLVAAALNRLDLWVLGGIPGSKVKPGWPLGSDGAGIVEAVGSGVTRVKPGDRVIINPGVADRSCQCEYCRDGDQPLCLSYGILGEHLPGTLAEYVVVPEANLRTFPDWLPWETAAAFPLATLTAWRMVVTRAKVRAGDQVLIWGIGGGVALAALQICKHLGATVWVTSSSPEKLDKAQLLGADHLLDHRQPDVGKTIRARTDKRGVDVVIDSVGEATWAQSLTALGRRGRLVTCGGTSGPFVQVDVRRMFWNQWTLMGSTMGNDAEFGTISDFFDHGSLQPPVDSVWSLDEAQAAYARLASGQQFGKVVIRLRGQAGELAG
- a CDS encoding mechanosensitive ion channel family protein, which codes for MFQPSAPVGDSSSLWFADSLRIALAAAQDVSGESSVASTFTERLAQSFSLLGEFVPALFGALVILFAGYLLAKVVEKGTTRLLRRVKFNQLLERGGVVQAVERSGSHLNPAKVLANLLFWVVMFAVLMIAASAIGLDSLANVFTELVSYIPSVIAAIVIIILGIVLGGFVGGLIMASAGGLYGGPWLARIGRGGVIVLAVFMALQELGIATDIVTTAFAILFGAVALALSLSFGLGNRELAGQVTREWYERYQAERRAIDAEAAAEEAQELAEQTSEEAEEAAEVAAQSAKAAAKAVAKAAAEQSRTDAQGSAAQGTVALLVVCGLLHWPSALTAQAAPAKSSPAAQSDSAREARIERSRLDAETEAVYGQLNGLRRSLLTRADWAELGDRCNPGALRVFSRDTTPEQRDSVQAMVERMESIIVNRGVGARLDTPEARRLLRVIVGWEAGVDRPFWDELEPAGRGAARPKLREAVATGMTGDVPDPQGPGCLPSPLASDTVTFVVPGFSGMDFPKAPKPRVKAYFGPEAQRHARDEFYAAVGRTKPEAELAYMLVAPVVIWRDYALVAVRRPVEPGGVILDAPGRGGAVYLMRRNGTGAAAEWRLVTIVRTWGA